A genomic window from Rhodococcus sp. KBS0724 includes:
- a CDS encoding sulfurtransferase translates to MARSDVLVSADWAQQNLNTPKTVFVEVDEDTSAYDGGHIEGAVRLDWRKDLQDSVRRDFLNQEQFSNLLSAKGIANDDTVVLYGGNNNWFAAYAYWYFKLYGHKDIKLIDGGRKKWELDGRELSKDEVTRPATQYKAEAPDFSIRAFRDEVISSIGSVNLVDVRSPDEFSGKILAPAHLPQEQAQQRGHVPTAINIPWSTTANEDGTFKSDDDLAKLYADKGFDDTKNTIAYCRIGERSSHTWFVLQEILGKSNVKNYDGSWVEYGSLVGAPIELGA, encoded by the coding sequence ATGGCTCGCTCCGACGTCCTAGTCTCCGCCGACTGGGCGCAGCAGAACCTCAACACCCCCAAGACCGTTTTTGTCGAGGTGGACGAGGACACCAGTGCATACGACGGCGGCCACATCGAAGGTGCAGTCCGGCTCGACTGGCGCAAGGACCTCCAGGACAGCGTCCGCCGCGACTTCCTGAACCAGGAGCAGTTCTCGAACCTCCTCTCGGCCAAGGGAATCGCCAACGACGACACCGTCGTCCTCTACGGTGGCAACAACAACTGGTTCGCCGCCTACGCCTACTGGTACTTCAAGCTGTACGGCCACAAGGACATCAAGCTCATCGACGGCGGCCGCAAGAAGTGGGAACTCGACGGACGCGAGCTGTCCAAGGACGAAGTAACCCGTCCCGCAACGCAGTACAAGGCCGAGGCACCCGACTTCTCGATCCGCGCATTCCGCGACGAGGTCATCTCCTCCATCGGCTCCGTCAACCTCGTCGACGTCCGTAGTCCAGACGAGTTCTCCGGCAAGATCCTCGCCCCCGCGCACCTTCCGCAGGAGCAGGCTCAGCAGCGTGGCCACGTCCCCACCGCGATCAACATCCCGTGGAGCACCACCGCCAACGAAGACGGCACCTTCAAGTCCGACGACGACCTTGCAAAGCTCTACGCGGACAAGGGCTTCGACGACACCAAGAACACCATTGCCTACTGCCGCATCGGTGAGCGTTCGAGCCACACCTGGTTCGTCCTGCAGGAAATCCTCGGCAAGAGCAACGTCAAGAACTACGACGGCAGCTGGGTCGAATACGGCTCACTCGTCGGCGCACCGATCGAATTGGGAGCATAG
- the cydD gene encoding thiol reductant ABC exporter subunit CydD, whose product MTIEVGDAPTARERRRGPIDPRLWRHSASARGYLILTVALSMVNVVMVIVSALMIGRVLAGVITTRTVDISSWTTELGVLAGAVGIRILGTWLQSRFAHRASTRVVAEIKDGVLASATAMSPRDLDPRRDEIATVLTRGVDGLAPYLTGYLPSLILSVTLTPITLIVIALQDMTSAVIILITLPLIPIFMILIGLLTKGKSEKTLAAMTTLSSQLLDLLSGLPTLRALGRQDGPAERVRELGDSHRRTTMSALRVAFLSSMVLEFLATLSVALVAVSIGLRLVYGDMSLEPGVVALILAPEVYLPLRMVGMQFHAAEDGMAAADKAFSVIEAETSAPVGGAVVVDARGSDIVVDTLSVNSRGGVAPYELSGVIRPGAITVLTGANGSGKSTAVQALLGLIEPSRGLVSVGGIDIRQLDENTWWSQIAWLPQHPVLLPGTIRENLHLTGVIESDALENTSVATGFDGVLAELSSGLDTVVGAGGAGLSLGQRQRLALTRVLASDRPVLVLDEPTAHLDADSEHTVLAALRARAKRGDTVIVIGHRPSVLAVADQIIEVHAHEN is encoded by the coding sequence GTGACAATCGAGGTAGGTGACGCTCCCACTGCTCGGGAGCGTCGCCGCGGACCGATCGATCCGCGCCTGTGGCGGCATTCCGCCTCTGCGCGTGGATATCTGATTCTGACAGTGGCCCTGTCGATGGTGAACGTCGTGATGGTCATCGTCTCGGCGCTCATGATCGGCCGGGTGCTGGCCGGAGTCATCACCACCCGGACCGTCGATATTTCCTCGTGGACAACCGAACTCGGTGTCCTCGCCGGCGCTGTCGGGATTCGGATACTGGGAACCTGGCTGCAATCGCGCTTCGCTCACCGCGCGTCGACCCGTGTTGTGGCCGAGATCAAGGACGGTGTGCTCGCGTCGGCGACGGCGATGAGTCCCCGCGATCTCGACCCGCGCCGCGATGAGATCGCTACGGTACTCACCCGTGGTGTCGACGGTCTGGCTCCGTATCTGACGGGTTATCTGCCGTCGTTGATCCTGTCGGTGACTCTTACTCCGATCACGCTGATAGTTATTGCCCTGCAAGACATGACGTCGGCGGTGATCATCTTGATCACGTTGCCCTTGATTCCGATCTTCATGATCCTGATCGGATTGCTGACGAAGGGTAAGTCCGAGAAGACCTTGGCTGCGATGACCACCTTGTCGTCGCAACTGCTCGATCTACTCTCCGGTCTCCCCACGTTGCGAGCACTCGGTCGCCAGGACGGTCCGGCCGAGCGGGTTCGGGAACTGGGCGATTCGCATCGCCGCACCACGATGTCCGCGCTCCGAGTCGCATTCCTGTCGTCGATGGTGTTGGAGTTCCTTGCAACGCTGAGTGTTGCCTTGGTTGCAGTCAGTATCGGCTTGCGGCTCGTGTACGGCGACATGTCGCTCGAACCAGGGGTCGTTGCTTTGATTCTTGCGCCCGAGGTGTATTTGCCGCTGCGGATGGTCGGAATGCAGTTTCACGCGGCCGAGGACGGAATGGCGGCTGCAGACAAAGCTTTCAGCGTCATCGAAGCAGAAACCTCCGCACCGGTCGGCGGCGCAGTCGTGGTCGACGCGCGCGGCTCGGACATCGTTGTCGACACCCTGAGTGTGAACTCGCGTGGTGGTGTTGCGCCGTACGAACTCTCGGGCGTGATCAGACCCGGTGCGATCACTGTGCTCACCGGAGCAAACGGTTCCGGCAAGTCGACAGCGGTGCAGGCCTTGCTCGGGTTGATCGAACCCAGCCGTGGTTTAGTGAGCGTCGGTGGCATCGATATTCGACAACTCGACGAGAACACGTGGTGGTCGCAGATTGCGTGGCTGCCACAACATCCGGTCCTGTTGCCGGGAACCATTCGAGAAAACCTTCATCTCACCGGGGTTATCGAGTCCGATGCGCTGGAAAATACATCTGTGGCAACAGGGTTCGACGGAGTGCTTGCCGAACTGTCGTCAGGTCTCGACACTGTGGTGGGGGCAGGCGGTGCCGGTCTGTCACTGGGGCAGCGACAGCGGCTTGCGCTGACACGCGTCCTGGCGTCTGATCGACCTGTCCTCGTCCTGGATGAACCCACCGCTCATCTGGATGCGGATTCGGAACACACGGTCTTGGCTGCTCTGCGAGCGCGAGCGAAGCGCGGCGACACCGTGATAGTCATCGGACATCGCCCCAGTGTGCTTGCCGTCGCAGATCAGATTATCGAGGTGCACGCGCATGAGAACTGA
- the cydC gene encoding thiol reductant ABC exporter subunit CydC → MRTDHRDPLLRALGLLELQPRRVLIAVTAGVATLGSALALAALSAWLITRAWEMPPVLDLSVAVVAVRALGISRGVFRYLERLTTHDVALRGTTAARAQMYSRLASGDPAAAAGLRRGDLLARTGSDVDAVGDVVVKALVPIAVSAILSVAAVGILMFISVPAAVVLAIALAVSGILAPWLSARAARIAESDSSSAAVRFSASAVTALDHSAELRVAGRLDDAVSDAASAERDVVDATDRAAIPSAFASAATPFAVGVSVLASLLIGIVLYGETDMTPMALGILVLLPLSAFEGTAALPSAAVALTKARLASARIMAVLDRADQEIAEGDRPWPEAGVLTVDGVCAGWPGGNVTAPLTFDVRPGARIAIIGESGSGKTTALMTMAGLLPPVSGSLSVGGIPMSEIEPAELRRHIGFFAEDAHLFETSVLENLRVARGDLTATAAETVLADVGLGEWLAHLPDGLDTVLVGGMRAVSGGERRRLLLARALVSPAQILLLDEPTEHMDAEAGAEVLRELLGREGTLLTPSRTVVVVTHQLPEHTGADQVICVGKLSAENTLPSR, encoded by the coding sequence ATGAGAACTGACCACCGGGATCCGTTGCTGCGCGCACTGGGTCTCCTCGAACTGCAACCACGACGCGTGCTCATCGCCGTCACGGCCGGTGTGGCGACGCTCGGCAGCGCTCTGGCGTTGGCGGCGCTGTCGGCCTGGTTGATTACCCGGGCCTGGGAAATGCCGCCCGTTCTGGATCTCAGCGTTGCTGTTGTCGCCGTACGGGCTCTGGGTATCTCGCGGGGTGTATTCCGGTATTTGGAGCGTCTCACCACACACGATGTTGCGTTGCGCGGGACGACAGCGGCGCGGGCCCAGATGTACTCGCGCCTCGCATCAGGTGACCCGGCAGCGGCGGCCGGTCTGCGCCGTGGTGACTTGCTTGCACGCACCGGGTCGGACGTCGACGCAGTCGGTGACGTGGTCGTGAAAGCACTTGTCCCTATTGCCGTATCGGCCATCCTTTCCGTGGCAGCCGTGGGCATCCTGATGTTCATCTCCGTGCCCGCCGCAGTGGTCTTGGCGATAGCGCTCGCGGTGTCCGGAATACTCGCGCCGTGGCTGTCGGCCCGAGCTGCTCGAATCGCTGAATCCGACAGCTCTTCTGCCGCTGTGCGATTCAGCGCGTCAGCAGTCACCGCGCTCGATCATTCCGCCGAGCTTCGCGTGGCAGGACGGTTGGACGATGCCGTGTCCGATGCGGCGTCGGCCGAACGGGACGTGGTCGATGCCACCGACCGTGCTGCGATACCGAGCGCATTTGCTTCTGCTGCAACACCTTTTGCAGTGGGAGTCAGCGTCCTGGCGTCGCTGCTCATCGGCATTGTGCTCTACGGGGAAACCGACATGACACCGATGGCACTGGGCATTCTCGTACTGCTCCCGCTCTCGGCGTTCGAGGGAACTGCCGCTCTGCCCAGTGCTGCAGTGGCACTGACCAAAGCGAGGCTCGCGTCAGCGCGAATCATGGCGGTACTCGATCGCGCCGATCAGGAGATTGCAGAAGGCGATCGCCCGTGGCCCGAGGCCGGCGTCCTGACAGTTGACGGAGTGTGCGCCGGGTGGCCTGGAGGCAACGTCACCGCACCGCTCACGTTCGATGTGCGCCCTGGCGCACGGATCGCGATAATCGGAGAAAGCGGATCAGGGAAGACAACGGCCCTGATGACGATGGCAGGGCTCCTCCCGCCGGTATCGGGATCGCTTTCCGTTGGTGGCATTCCGATGTCGGAGATCGAACCAGCAGAACTTCGCCGACACATCGGGTTCTTCGCGGAAGACGCGCATCTCTTCGAGACCTCCGTGCTCGAAAATCTGCGAGTAGCGCGCGGTGATCTCACGGCCACCGCCGCGGAGACAGTTCTTGCAGACGTCGGTCTGGGGGAGTGGCTCGCTCACCTGCCCGATGGACTCGACACCGTTCTCGTCGGCGGCATGCGAGCAGTCTCAGGCGGCGAGCGTCGACGTTTGCTGCTGGCGCGGGCGCTCGTGTCACCCGCGCAGATCCTGCTCCTCGACGAACCAACCGAACACATGGACGCCGAGGCCGGCGCGGAGGTGCTGCGCGAACTCCTCGGCCGAGAAGGCACTTTGCTGACTCCGTCCAGGACCGTAGTCGTCGTCACGCATCAACTTCCGGAACACACCGGAGCTGACCAGGTGATATGCGTCGGAAAATTGTCGGCGGAAAATACGTTGCCGTCGCGGTGA
- a CDS encoding aminodeoxychorismate lyase, protein MADRVLVTLDHEVLDADAPFLHADDLAVVRGDGVFETLLVRGGRARVVEGHLSRLVLSAEALGLPAPVLDDWRLAIEMAVEEWGSEKEGALRLVLTRGRESGDKPTAFVMVGPVADRVRQVREAGLSVITLERGFSVDLSARAPWQLLGAKTLSYATNMAALRYAGTLGADDVIFVSSEGNVLEGPRSTVVVVRDRTLITPPPAQGILMGTTQRALFDVAKGAGFDSRYETLRPADLIAADGVWMVSSVTLAARVTTLDGFALPEPKVAAEFMKLVERAVD, encoded by the coding sequence ATGGCTGATCGCGTATTGGTAACTCTCGACCATGAGGTGCTCGATGCTGACGCACCCTTCCTCCATGCTGACGACTTGGCTGTCGTGCGGGGCGACGGAGTGTTCGAGACGTTATTGGTTCGGGGTGGCCGAGCGCGGGTGGTCGAAGGTCATCTGAGCCGACTCGTTCTGAGCGCCGAGGCATTGGGTTTGCCTGCTCCGGTGCTCGACGACTGGCGACTGGCGATCGAGATGGCTGTGGAGGAGTGGGGGAGCGAGAAGGAAGGCGCGTTGCGTCTCGTCCTGACGCGCGGGCGTGAGAGTGGGGACAAGCCGACGGCGTTCGTAATGGTCGGTCCCGTGGCCGATCGGGTGCGGCAGGTGCGTGAAGCGGGTTTGTCCGTGATTACGCTCGAACGCGGGTTCTCGGTGGATTTGTCGGCACGCGCACCGTGGCAGTTGCTGGGCGCGAAGACGTTGTCATACGCAACCAACATGGCTGCACTGCGTTACGCCGGCACTTTGGGGGCCGATGATGTGATCTTCGTCAGTTCCGAGGGCAATGTGTTGGAAGGGCCCCGGTCGACGGTTGTTGTCGTGCGGGACAGGACTTTGATCACACCGCCGCCCGCGCAAGGCATTTTGATGGGTACAACGCAGCGTGCGCTGTTCGACGTCGCCAAGGGTGCGGGCTTCGACAGTCGCTACGAAACCCTGCGACCTGCAGATTTGATCGCCGCGGACGGAGTGTGGATGGTTTCGAGTGTCACGCTGGCTGCCCGCGTCACTACACTGGATGGCTTTGCTTTACCAGAGCCCAAAGTCGCTGCGGAATTCATGAAGTTGGTCGAACGGGCCGTCGACTAG
- a CDS encoding DUF1416 domain-containing protein produces the protein MCGAPTQGQTLPAGVDVEKETVITGRVLAADGQPIGGAFVRLLDGSDEFTAEVVASATGDFRFFAAPGSWTVRALSSSGNGTATVTPETSGVHNVDVTVSK, from the coding sequence ATGTGCGGAGCACCTACTCAGGGTCAGACCCTGCCTGCCGGCGTCGACGTCGAGAAGGAAACCGTCATCACCGGCCGCGTCCTCGCAGCTGACGGCCAGCCCATCGGCGGCGCATTCGTGCGCCTGCTCGACGGCTCCGACGAATTCACCGCCGAGGTTGTCGCTTCCGCTACCGGCGACTTCCGTTTCTTCGCCGCCCCCGGATCCTGGACGGTGCGTGCACTGTCCAGCTCCGGTAACGGCACCGCCACCGTGACCCCCGAAACCTCGGGCGTCCACAACGTGGACGTCACGGTCAGCAAATAG
- a CDS encoding cytochrome ubiquinol oxidase subunit I, with translation MDTLDVSRWQFGITTVYHFIFVPLTIGLAPMIAIMQTMWVVTKKDHWYRLTKFFGKLFLINFAIGVATGIVQEFQFGMNWSEYSRFVGDVFGAPLALEGLVAFFMESVFIGLWIFGWGRLPKLVHLACIWLVAIGVNASAFFIIAANSFMQHPVGAVYNPETGRAELTSIWTLLTNNTALAAFPHAVAGAFLTAGTFVAGICGWWMVRNMRRTKTVGPAEATRLETDARTMYRPGARLALLVIIIAGIGVIYTGDVQGKLMFQQQPMKMASAESLCDTELDPDFSILTIGTHNDCAGVTHVLKVPYVLSWLAEGKFTGVELQGVNQLQEQAEQDFGPGNYRPNLFVTYWSFRAMIGLAAGSAALALAGLWVTRKGRVPDQKWFGILSLVAIPMPFLANSAGWIFTEMGRQPWVVHPNPTGVDMIRLTVDQGVSDHASATVWVSLITFTLLYGALGVVWFKLIVRYAKEGPLEHDMHPPGDTDHEEPEDPDKPKQLSFAY, from the coding sequence ATGGATACTTTGGACGTCTCCAGGTGGCAGTTCGGTATAACTACCGTCTACCACTTCATCTTTGTTCCGCTGACCATCGGATTGGCTCCGATGATCGCGATCATGCAAACCATGTGGGTCGTGACCAAGAAAGATCACTGGTACCGACTCACCAAGTTCTTCGGCAAGCTGTTCCTCATCAACTTTGCCATCGGCGTAGCTACCGGCATCGTGCAGGAATTCCAGTTCGGTATGAACTGGAGTGAGTACTCACGATTTGTCGGCGACGTCTTCGGTGCACCGCTGGCTCTCGAGGGTCTTGTGGCCTTCTTCATGGAGTCCGTCTTCATCGGACTGTGGATCTTCGGTTGGGGCAGGCTACCCAAACTTGTTCACCTGGCATGTATTTGGCTCGTGGCGATCGGCGTCAACGCGTCGGCGTTCTTCATCATCGCAGCCAACTCGTTCATGCAGCACCCCGTCGGCGCGGTGTACAACCCGGAGACGGGTCGCGCCGAACTGACAAGCATCTGGACGCTGCTCACCAATAACACCGCTCTGGCCGCATTCCCGCACGCAGTAGCAGGTGCCTTCCTGACTGCGGGAACCTTCGTCGCCGGCATCTGTGGTTGGTGGATGGTGCGAAACATGCGCCGCACCAAGACCGTCGGCCCCGCGGAGGCGACCAGGCTCGAAACCGATGCCAGGACGATGTACCGACCCGGCGCCCGATTGGCGTTGCTGGTAATCATCATTGCCGGTATCGGCGTCATCTACACCGGCGACGTCCAGGGCAAGCTCATGTTCCAGCAGCAACCCATGAAGATGGCGTCGGCCGAATCCTTGTGCGACACCGAGCTGGATCCCGACTTCTCCATTCTCACGATCGGTACCCACAACGACTGCGCGGGCGTGACCCACGTTCTCAAGGTTCCCTACGTGCTGTCGTGGCTGGCCGAGGGCAAGTTCACCGGTGTCGAACTTCAAGGCGTCAACCAGCTGCAGGAACAGGCTGAGCAAGACTTCGGCCCCGGCAACTACCGCCCGAATCTCTTTGTCACGTACTGGTCTTTCCGCGCGATGATCGGTCTTGCCGCCGGTTCTGCAGCCTTGGCGCTTGCCGGTCTGTGGGTAACTCGTAAGGGTCGGGTACCGGATCAGAAGTGGTTCGGAATCCTGAGCCTTGTCGCGATTCCCATGCCGTTCCTCGCCAACAGCGCGGGCTGGATCTTCACCGAGATGGGCCGCCAGCCCTGGGTGGTGCATCCCAACCCGACCGGCGTGGACATGATCAGACTCACTGTCGACCAAGGTGTTTCGGATCATGCGTCGGCAACGGTGTGGGTCTCGCTGATCACCTTCACCCTCCTGTACGGCGCTTTGGGTGTGGTCTGGTTCAAGCTGATCGTGCGGTACGCCAAGGAAGGCCCGCTGGAGCATGACATGCATCCGCCGGGAGATACCGACCACGAAGAGCCGGAAGATCCGGACAAGCCCAAACAACTGTCGTTCGCGTACTAG
- a CDS encoding putative leader peptide has product MPSHPSQHPVPQIRRLQGKLPTVQTRHELMLTRRRAVDLCRLGGCCCSCC; this is encoded by the coding sequence GTGCCCTCGCACCCTTCTCAACACCCGGTACCCCAAATTCGCCGTCTGCAGGGTAAACTCCCAACCGTGCAAACCCGCCACGAGCTGATGCTCACCCGACGCCGCGCAGTAGACCTGTGCCGCCTCGGTGGTTGTTGCTGTTCTTGTTGCTGA
- a CDS encoding DUF4395 domain-containing protein produces the protein MSTTTSQPEQVDVRGPRFAAWITTAILVLTLVLSTFSLPAATTLLALQAIVFAIGAVAGPKRSPYGLIYGKLVAPRSSPVREREPVAPLRFAQFVGFVFALAGTVGFLAGSTVVGTVATGFALFAALLNAAFGICLGCQIYPLVTRFRTIGSATTA, from the coding sequence ATGTCCACCACCACTTCGCAACCCGAGCAGGTTGACGTACGCGGTCCGCGGTTCGCCGCGTGGATTACCACCGCGATCCTTGTTCTGACACTGGTTCTTTCGACATTCTCGCTGCCCGCCGCCACCACTTTGTTGGCATTGCAGGCAATCGTCTTCGCGATCGGCGCCGTAGCCGGACCCAAGCGCAGTCCGTACGGACTGATCTACGGCAAACTGGTCGCCCCTCGCTCCTCACCCGTGCGCGAACGTGAACCTGTTGCGCCGTTGCGCTTCGCACAGTTCGTCGGCTTCGTCTTCGCACTTGCCGGAACCGTCGGATTCCTTGCGGGATCCACCGTCGTCGGCACGGTGGCCACAGGCTTTGCCCTGTTCGCCGCACTTCTGAACGCTGCCTTCGGCATCTGCCTCGGCTGCCAGATCTACCCACTCGTGACGCGATTCCGAACAATCGGAAGTGCAACCACCGCGTGA
- a CDS encoding FABP family protein has product MAVERSKSTASLNIPTLPDLPVPEDTANLRLGPDINPALLALLPLVGVWRGEGEGHDPETGDYPFGQQIVISHDGGPYLCWESRSWVLDAEGNYTKPDTRESGYWRMGGDGIPGSVNEEVVELLLTHSSGVVEMYYGTALTQSSWELATDVVIRSQSGALYGGAKRLYGIVEGGDLAYVEERILADGALEPHYSARLTRYIG; this is encoded by the coding sequence ATAGCTGTCGAACGTTCCAAGTCGACAGCTTCTCTCAACATTCCCACCCTGCCGGATCTCCCGGTCCCCGAGGACACCGCAAATCTGCGACTCGGCCCGGATATCAATCCCGCCCTACTCGCACTGCTGCCGCTTGTCGGCGTCTGGCGCGGCGAAGGCGAAGGTCATGACCCGGAAACGGGCGACTACCCATTCGGACAACAAATCGTCATCTCCCACGACGGTGGCCCCTACCTGTGTTGGGAATCCCGATCCTGGGTTCTCGACGCCGAGGGTAACTACACCAAGCCGGACACCCGCGAAAGCGGCTACTGGCGCATGGGCGGCGACGGCATCCCCGGCAGCGTGAACGAGGAAGTAGTCGAACTACTCCTCACCCACAGCTCCGGCGTCGTCGAAATGTACTACGGAACCGCACTCACCCAGTCCTCCTGGGAACTCGCGACCGACGTCGTGATCCGCAGCCAGTCCGGTGCACTGTACGGCGGCGCAAAGCGTCTGTACGGCATCGTCGAAGGTGGCGACCTCGCGTACGTCGAGGAGCGAATCCTCGCGGACGGCGCGCTCGAACCGCACTACTCGGCGCGGCTGACCCGCTACATCGGCTAA
- the cydB gene encoding cytochrome d ubiquinol oxidase subunit II, with translation MGLQEVWFVLVAVLFVGYFVLEGFDFGVGMLMPIVGRGSGLPADTRRRVALNTIGPVWDGNEVWLITAGGAMFAAFPEWYATLFSGFYLPLLIILVALIVRIVAIEWRSKIDDDAWRKRCDWGIIFGSWVPAVLWGVAFANIVRGVAINADKQVESGFFDLLNPYALLGGLTTALVFALHGAVFLALKSADEVREDAVKIAARLAIPAIPVAGAFVLWTQLAYGKGWTWILVAAAAAALIGVVFLTRAEMEGWAFVLTTVAVIATVVLLFGSLFPNVMPSTLDPAYSLTIENASSSPYTLKVMTWAAAFMTPIVIIYQGWTYWVFRQRISTKQIPPSIGLKFKAKTW, from the coding sequence ATGGGACTTCAAGAAGTATGGTTCGTGCTCGTCGCAGTACTGTTCGTCGGCTACTTCGTTCTCGAAGGCTTCGACTTCGGGGTCGGAATGCTCATGCCGATCGTCGGCAGAGGCAGTGGCCTACCGGCCGATACGCGTCGGCGCGTCGCGCTCAACACCATCGGCCCGGTCTGGGACGGTAACGAGGTTTGGCTCATCACGGCGGGTGGCGCGATGTTCGCTGCCTTCCCCGAGTGGTACGCAACGCTGTTCTCCGGCTTCTATCTACCGCTGCTGATCATCCTGGTGGCCTTGATCGTTCGCATCGTCGCCATCGAATGGCGAAGCAAGATCGACGACGACGCCTGGCGTAAGCGTTGCGACTGGGGCATCATCTTCGGCTCCTGGGTTCCCGCAGTTCTCTGGGGCGTGGCATTCGCGAATATCGTTCGGGGCGTTGCGATCAATGCCGACAAGCAGGTCGAGTCAGGGTTCTTCGATCTGCTCAACCCGTACGCACTGCTCGGCGGCCTGACCACCGCGCTGGTGTTCGCTCTCCACGGTGCTGTATTCCTGGCACTCAAGAGCGCGGACGAGGTTCGCGAAGACGCAGTGAAAATTGCTGCCAGACTCGCGATTCCGGCAATCCCGGTGGCCGGTGCGTTCGTGTTGTGGACCCAGCTTGCCTATGGCAAGGGATGGACCTGGATTCTGGTTGCTGCTGCGGCAGCAGCTTTGATCGGCGTTGTCTTCCTGACCCGCGCCGAAATGGAAGGGTGGGCGTTTGTGCTCACCACGGTGGCCGTCATTGCGACCGTCGTGCTGCTGTTCGGTTCGCTGTTCCCGAACGTCATGCCGTCCACGCTGGATCCGGCGTACAGCCTGACCATCGAGAATGCGTCGTCGAGTCCGTACACGCTCAAGGTGATGACCTGGGCGGCGGCATTCATGACGCCGATCGTGATCATCTACCAAGGCTGGACGTACTGGGTATTCCGTCAGCGCATCTCCACCAAGCAGATTCCCCCGTCGATCGGGCTGAAGTTCAAAGCCAAGACGTGGTAG